In Leptodesmis sichuanensis A121, the following are encoded in one genomic region:
- the ruvX gene encoding Holliday junction resolvase RuvX encodes MPISALGLDVGKKRIGVAGCDGTGLIAFGITTIERKSFQADLAVLQQLVKERQVDTLVVGLPYSMDGTLGVQARQIQKFATAIAKALQLPLEYVDERLTSFQAEQLLQAEGIAPSRQKGLVDRKAASLILQQWLDERRSQNARSNSTQI; translated from the coding sequence ATGCCAATTTCTGCGTTAGGACTGGATGTTGGAAAGAAACGAATTGGGGTAGCAGGATGTGATGGCACTGGATTGATTGCCTTTGGCATCACGACGATCGAACGCAAATCGTTTCAGGCTGATCTGGCGGTTTTGCAACAGTTGGTCAAAGAGCGCCAGGTTGATACCCTGGTTGTTGGCCTCCCCTACTCCATGGATGGAACATTAGGAGTGCAGGCCCGCCAGATCCAGAAATTTGCCACTGCGATCGCCAAAGCCCTGCAACTGCCACTGGAATATGTCGATGAGCGACTCACCTCGTTTCAGGCAGAACAATTGCTGCAGGCGGAAGGAATTGCTCCCTCCCGGCAAAAAGGTTTGGTCGATCGGAAAGCCGCGTCCCTGATTCTGCAACAATGGCTAGATGAGCGACGATCGCAAAACGCTCGCTCCAATTCAACCCAAATTTAA
- a CDS encoding DUF3727 domain-containing protein, with the protein MHEDDLEINGETIVLTDDETGRTIACTIERFLEVDNQDYALLLPVDSPVEIFEWQGTDDEDEEAVPVEDEAIIDQVFAIAKAVLEEQNLTLKRTAVMLTVEGELPDLDEEDEFLDLAAEDEDEVEELQFLASFYYEEQEFAVYAPLDPCFILVRMDEDNQPKLLSPEELKKLEPMLAMIEDQLFDEFEAAGS; encoded by the coding sequence GTGCACGAGGATGATTTAGAAATCAATGGTGAAACCATCGTTTTGACAGACGATGAAACTGGACGTACCATCGCCTGTACCATTGAGCGTTTTTTAGAAGTCGATAACCAGGACTATGCGTTGCTGCTCCCCGTTGATTCACCGGTGGAAATTTTTGAGTGGCAGGGTACCGACGATGAGGATGAAGAAGCCGTTCCCGTTGAAGATGAAGCGATCATTGATCAGGTCTTTGCGATCGCCAAAGCGGTCCTAGAAGAACAAAACCTTACCCTAAAACGAACGGCTGTCATGCTAACCGTAGAGGGAGAACTCCCCGACCTGGATGAAGAGGATGAGTTTTTAGATCTAGCAGCAGAGGATGAAGACGAAGTAGAAGAACTGCAATTTTTAGCCAGTTTTTACTATGAAGAACAGGAGTTTGCCGTTTACGCTCCTTTAGATCCTTGCTTTATCCTGGTGCGTATGGACGAAGATAACCAACCTAAGCTACTCTCTCCTGAAGAACTCAAAAAGCTTGAGCCAATGCTTGCCATGATCGAAGATCAACTGTTTGATGAATTTGAAGCGGCTGGGTCTTAA
- the mltG gene encoding endolytic transglycosylase MltG — MTKRVPKTSIFLVLVLALLGFAGWRGYQWWIWASAPAISTTGSPTNDQPINLRIPPGTSAQEIGKDLETLGLIRSALAWNLWARWLAAQDDKGGFQAGTYQLFKTQSMPEIAARIWSGDVAQQSFTIPEGWSIKQMAQYFEQQGFFPAQEFLAATERVSLAAYPWLPATSPMTGFPRLEGYLFPDTYQIPAGATVSPDAIVKQMLDRFEEVALPIYQQYQGKTNLSLSQWVNLASLVEKEAVVPQERQRIAGVFDNRLKKGMPLASDPTVEYAFGIKQTPDRPLTFKQVETPHPYNTYVNPGLPPGPIASPGKASLEATLNPEATDYLYFVARYDGTHVFSRTLKEHQAAQTAIHDQREAAKPTPQ, encoded by the coding sequence ATGACAAAGCGAGTTCCTAAAACGTCTATCTTCTTAGTCCTGGTATTAGCCTTGCTGGGCTTTGCGGGCTGGCGTGGCTATCAGTGGTGGATCTGGGCAAGTGCTCCCGCCATCTCAACCACTGGCAGCCCAACCAATGACCAGCCCATTAATCTCCGCATTCCTCCGGGTACGTCCGCTCAGGAAATTGGCAAAGACCTGGAAACTCTGGGATTAATCCGCTCGGCGCTGGCCTGGAATCTCTGGGCACGCTGGTTAGCCGCACAGGATGACAAAGGTGGGTTTCAAGCAGGAACCTACCAACTTTTCAAAACCCAATCGATGCCAGAAATTGCGGCCCGCATCTGGTCAGGCGATGTAGCACAACAAAGTTTCACGATCCCGGAAGGCTGGTCGATCAAACAAATGGCGCAATATTTTGAGCAACAAGGATTTTTTCCGGCTCAAGAATTTCTGGCGGCGACAGAGCGAGTTTCTCTGGCTGCATATCCCTGGCTCCCGGCTACTAGCCCCATGACAGGTTTTCCGCGCTTAGAAGGGTATTTATTTCCAGACACCTACCAAATTCCGGCGGGAGCAACAGTCAGTCCTGATGCGATCGTCAAACAGATGCTCGATCGCTTTGAAGAGGTGGCCCTACCAATTTATCAACAGTATCAGGGCAAAACGAATCTCAGCCTGAGCCAGTGGGTAAACTTAGCGAGTCTGGTTGAAAAAGAAGCGGTTGTTCCGCAGGAGCGTCAACGGATTGCGGGAGTCTTTGATAATCGGTTAAAAAAAGGGATGCCCCTGGCTTCCGATCCTACAGTTGAATATGCGTTTGGCATTAAACAAACTCCCGATCGCCCCCTCACCTTTAAACAGGTGGAGACTCCCCATCCCTATAACACTTATGTCAATCCTGGCTTACCGCCTGGGCCGATCGCCAGTCCTGGAAAGGCCAGTCTGGAAGCAACTCTGAATCCAGAAGCAACGGACTACCTATATTTTGTAGCACGGTACGACGGTACCCATGTCTTTAGCCGGACGTTGAAAGAACACCAGGCCGCGCAAACAGCTATCCACGATCAACGAGAGGCTGCAAAGCCCACCCCTCAATAA
- a CDS encoding YqeG family HAD IIIA-type phosphatase encodes MFGKLLQPDLIVQGTILQLTPDTLKHHHLKGLVLDVDETLVPFRTAQISEELLPWVEEVRQMAALWLVSNNISEARIRRIAKSLDLPYISGAGKPSRRKVRRAVEAMQLPVEQVGMVGDRLLTDVLAGNRLGMFTILVEPMLTPDQTVARSPLHAFEVWLSQRLGASLASDQSKTL; translated from the coding sequence ATGTTTGGCAAACTATTACAACCTGACCTGATTGTTCAGGGGACAATTCTACAACTCACTCCAGACACGCTTAAACACCATCATTTGAAAGGATTGGTTTTAGACGTGGATGAGACTTTGGTGCCTTTTCGGACGGCTCAAATCTCAGAAGAATTACTCCCCTGGGTGGAAGAGGTGCGGCAAATGGCTGCTCTCTGGCTGGTGAGCAACAATATCAGTGAAGCTCGCATCCGACGAATTGCCAAATCCCTGGATCTGCCTTACATCTCCGGAGCTGGAAAGCCGTCTCGTCGTAAAGTTAGACGAGCAGTTGAAGCCATGCAATTGCCTGTGGAACAAGTAGGAATGGTGGGCGATCGCCTGCTGACCGATGTACTGGCTGGGAACCGCCTGGGGATGTTCACGATTCTGGTAGAACCGATGCTTACGCCAGATCAAACGGTCGCCCGTTCCCCGCTCCATGCTTTTGAAGTTTGGTTATCGCAACGGTTGGGAGCATCTTTGGCCAGCGATCAATCAAAGACTCTCTAA
- the proB gene encoding glutamate 5-kinase → MVQTLVVKIGTSSLTRPASGGLALSTIASLVETLSHLRHQGYRVVLVSSGAVGVGCARLGLSDRPRTISLKQAIAAVGQGRLIRVYDDLFTALQQPIAQVLLTRGDLVQRSSYLNVERTFQELLNLGVIPIVNENDTVAVDELRFGDNDTLSALVASLVGADWLFLLTDVDRLYSADPRLDPNAQPISVVNHLDELKSLQVQVGDRGSNWGTGGMRTKVSAAQIATGAGVRTVITEGRTPQNIVKILAGASIGTHFEPQPRPANARKRWIAHGLVPTGKLYLDEGAVNAICSGGKSLLAAGIIAVEGNFDHQDAVVLCDRNGQEIARGLVNYSSLELQKVKGCQSEAIEPLLGYPCPETVVHRDNLALTN, encoded by the coding sequence ATGGTGCAAACACTTGTCGTCAAAATTGGGACATCCAGTCTCACCCGTCCCGCATCGGGCGGATTGGCTTTGTCTACGATCGCCAGTCTGGTAGAAACCTTGAGTCACTTACGGCATCAGGGCTACCGGGTAGTACTCGTTTCCTCTGGAGCCGTGGGGGTTGGGTGTGCCCGCCTGGGATTGAGCGATCGGCCTCGAACAATTTCCCTGAAACAGGCCATAGCCGCAGTGGGGCAGGGCCGCTTAATCCGGGTTTACGATGATTTATTTACCGCTCTGCAACAACCGATCGCGCAAGTGCTGCTGACACGAGGCGATCTGGTGCAACGAAGCAGCTACCTGAATGTGGAGCGTACCTTCCAGGAGTTATTGAATCTGGGGGTGATTCCGATCGTCAATGAAAACGACACAGTGGCGGTCGATGAATTGCGGTTTGGCGATAACGATACCCTCTCGGCCCTGGTTGCCAGTTTAGTTGGAGCTGATTGGCTGTTCCTGCTCACGGATGTCGATCGCCTCTACTCTGCCGATCCCCGCCTGGATCCCAATGCCCAACCGATTTCCGTCGTCAACCATTTAGATGAATTGAAATCTCTGCAGGTACAGGTGGGCGATCGCGGTTCCAACTGGGGAACGGGCGGCATGAGAACAAAGGTGTCAGCGGCTCAAATTGCAACGGGGGCCGGAGTGCGAACCGTAATCACAGAGGGGCGCACCCCCCAAAATATCGTCAAAATTCTAGCCGGGGCATCGATCGGCACCCATTTTGAGCCGCAACCTCGACCTGCCAATGCTCGTAAGCGCTGGATTGCGCATGGTCTGGTTCCCACGGGCAAACTTTACCTGGATGAGGGAGCCGTGAATGCGATTTGTAGTGGCGGAAAATCGCTGCTGGCCGCTGGTATCATTGCGGTGGAAGGCAATTTTGACCATCAGGATGCCGTAGTGCTGTGCGATCGCAACGGTCAGGAAATTGCCAGAGGCTTGGTGAACTACAGTAGTCTTGAGCTACAGAAAGTTAAGGGCTGCCAGTCTGAGGCGATCGAGCCACTACTGGGCTATCCCTGTCCAGAGACTGTGGTACATCGAGACAATCTAGCCCTAACCAACTAG